From the genome of Leptodactylus fuscus isolate aLepFus1 chromosome 1, aLepFus1.hap2, whole genome shotgun sequence, one region includes:
- the LOC142189618 gene encoding olfactory receptor 5AP2-like translates to MGYKNRTIVTEFLLAGLSDSSDLKSALFVLFFIIYSLTVLQNSALIVLISHDVQLSCPMYLFLRQLSFIDVCYSSSVTIRMLMDFVSVKSSVSVAECSLQMLSYAGFGGSECFLLAAMSYDRYVAICHPLTYLQIINKQTLLTLILLSYIGGFLNGFVQTGFSFFHLDFCENPQAIRHFYCDVIALIEISCGDTRLNEMILFSLVGFIELSSLLVISVSYLCIIIAVLRIRSAKGRRKAFSTCASHLTVVTLFYGTIIFMYLRPSSAYSPEQDKVIAVFYTVIIPFLNPLIYSLRNREVKNSARKIGIYIKHE, encoded by the coding sequence ATGGGTTATAAGAATAGAACTATAGTAACCGAGTTTCTACTTGCTGGGTTATCAGACAGCTCTGACCTGAAGTCTGCCCTCTTTGTCCTGTTCTTCATCATTTATTCTTTGACTGTCCTTCAGAACTCAGCGTTGATAGTACTTATCAGCCATGATGTACAACTTTCTTGTCCCATGTATTTATTTTTGAGACAGTTATCATTTATTGATGTGTGTTATTCTTCCTCTGTCACCATTAGGATGTTGATGGACTTTGTATCAGTTAAAAGTTCAGTTTCAGTAGCTGAATGTAGCCTACAGATGCTTTCTTATGCTGGATTTGGTGGCAGTGAATGCTTTCTTCTAGCAGCAATGTCCTATGACCGATATGTGGCAATCTGCCACCCATTGACATATTTACAAATAATTAACAAGCAAACCCTTCTAACCCTTATTTTATTGTCCTACATTGGAGGTTTCCTTAATGGCTTTGTTCAGACTGGCTTCTCATTTTTCCACCTGGATTTTTGTGAAAATCCTCAGGCCATTCGCCATTTTTACTGTGATGTCATAGCGCTCATTGAGATTTCTTGTGGGGACACGAGGCTTAATGAAATGATACTCTTTTCTTTAGTAGGTTTCATTGAGCTCTCATCTCTCCTTGTAATTTCTGTATCTTACTTGTGTATAATTATAGCTGTTCTGCGAATACGTTCCGCTAAAGGACGGAGAAAGGCCTTTTCTACGTGTGCTTCTCATTTGACCGTTGTGACTCTGTTTTATGGAACCATTATTTTTATGTATCTGAGACCTTCGAGTGCTTATAGCCCAGAACAAGATAAGGTTATTGCTGTGTTCTACACAGTAATTATTCCTTTTCTGAACCCCTTAATATACAGCCTGAGAAATCGAGAAGTAAAGAATTCTGCCAGAAAAATAGGGATTTACATCAAGCACGAATAA